ATGCTTACAGGGATTTCAGGAAGACCTATTATAAGCGGTTAGATCTGATTAACAGGACCTATATCGATATCGAATTCGGCACAGGAGCTTTGAATAAAATCGAAGATATTGAGAAATTGATAGAAAATAGACTTTCTGAACAGCCATTGCCTGAAGTCTGCAGGACTTGCTATAAGGCATATGACATATGAAATACAATTACTTTAATTTATTAAGGAGGGGATGTCATGAAAAGTGCAGTGCAATATAAAATACATCCTATTGTGATGGGGACAAAAGCCTTTGATAAAGGCATGATGACTTACCAGCATGACTACGGAAAGCCCTATACAATCCCTATATATTGCTGGTATCTTGAGGGTGGGGATAAAAAAATACTCGTTGATACTGGAGAGATGGCTCCTTTACTATCTAAAGAGAGGGAAAACTCTATTGGAGGTAAAATCTATAGATTTGAAGAAGGACTTGCCCGTTGGGGGTTATCACCTGAACAAATAGATATTGTAATTCATACACATTTACATAATGACCACTGTGAAAATGATTCAAAATGCACAAATGCGGTTTTTTATATACACGAAAAAGAACTTCAGAGTATACATAATCCACATCCGCTCGATTTCCGTTACATGGAAGACTATATTTCTGACATCGAGAAGAATGGACAAATCATTTCTGTAAACAGTGATATAGAAATAGTCCCCGGCATAAAGGTTATTCATACGCCTGCCCACACTGAAGGTGGGATGACAGTTCTTATTGAGACATCGAAGGGAAAAGCTGCGATAACAGGTTTTTGTGTAATCATGGAGAATTTTAATCCTCCCATGAAAATAAAGGCGATGGAGATGGAGGTTATCCCGCCCGGAACGGTAGTCAATCCCTACAATGCCTATGACATAATGATAAAAGTCAGGGATACCGCTGATATACTGCTTCCGCTTCATGAACCTCAATTTGCATCGGTTGAATCAATTCCTTAGCCAAGATCATTGATGTGCTTAGTTTATCAAGACAGGAGATAGTATTTTAGCTCATTCATCGAGTTAAAGAAATTTTTGAGCAATGTCTGCATTATTCGGGTTAAATACTATGTCCTGTCTTTACTCGATAAATTTTTGAATGATAATGTGGGTTAGGATTGTGATTACCAGGTCTGAAAAAGTTTTTTCAGATTGCTCATTTCTTCTAAAATAGAATTAGCCTGTTTAAATTGGGAATCCTTATATGTTTTAATCTTAAGTCCAGTAGCTGATTCGGTAATTTTGATCGCTCCGTGAATGTCTGTCCTGAATATTTCTGCTCCATCTAATGCATCTATGGTATCCTGGTGTGGATGCCCAAATGTATTTCCACGTCCGCAACTGATTACAGCTATTTGCGGAGATACTGAACGAAAGAAGGGCTGATAGGCAGATGTTTTTCCGCCATGATGTGGAACTTTCAATACATTACTTTTCAACCAATCACCAATATGCAGTATACTCTCTTCAGCCTCTTCTTCGATATCTCCGGTAAAGAGAAATGAGTGATTAATGCTCTGAATTTTTAGAACCAGCGAGTCGTTATTAGCCTCGTCATCTTCTTCACTAGATAATGTGTAGAATTCAGGATATGGATGAAGAATATAAATAGAATAATTATCTCCATCAATCCTATCACCCCTGTTGAATGCACGAAAGGTTAACTTATCTGGTATCTCAGAAAAAATCATACGTCCGTTATGCCAGATTTCTCTAATCTCGAATCTATCCAGTAAATAATATAGACCCCCAGTGTGGTCAGGATGGCTATGTGAAAGTATGAGGGCATCTATAGTTCTTTTACCTCTATAATCAAGGAATGTGGCGGTTTCCCTTCCAGTTTTACCCGTGTCTGTTACAATTGTTTTGCCATCAGGAAGCTCAATGACTGCAGAATCCCCTTGCCCGACATCAAGAAATGTGATTTCAATATATTTTTTTTCAAAGATTGTGAATGAGAAGTAAATAAGCACAGGAATAAAAGGGATTAGAATGGTATACCTCTGTCTTGACGAAATATTACCCTTCCCCCCACCCCCTCCCTCACTGGGAAGGGGAGAGAGGGAGAGGGAAGAAGTATTTTTTGGTAAAAGAAAATAAAAAATGAACCCAACATAGAAGAGTAGTACTAATATTGGAGGAAAATTTGGAATTTTTATAGCTGCAAATGGAATTTCAGAGAAAAGTCTTACAAGCGAAATACTAAATTTAGTTAAAAATTCGATAAGTGGAGTAAAGATGAAATAACCAGAAACAAGATATAAAAATGATGATAAAACAGAAAGTGGTATGATGATAAAACCAATAAGAGGTGCTACTAATAGATTCGAGATAGGGGATATGAAAGAAAAATAGTGAAAATAATATGCTACTAATGGAGCGATTCCAATTGACGCTGAAATTGGAATAAGTAGAATATTTTTGATATATTTCATTATCCTATGGTCTTTTTCTGTTTTTTTATCTTTAATGAACATGCCTATAAAAAATACAGCTATAAAAGAAAGCTGAAAAGAAAGACTGAATATATGTTCTGGATTCCATAACGCTATTATTAATGCAGCAAACAGAAGTGAATTTAACCAGAAACCTTTTCTGCCGATGATCATCCCGAATAGAAAAAGGCTTATCATTATGAATGATCTGACCGCAGGAATGCTGGAACCGGAAATGCCGAGATAGGTTAACATAAAAGGGAAGCTTAATAACGCAGCAGCTTGTGCAGGAGTCAAAAAAATCGTTATTTTCTGTAAGATACTGTATGGAAGAATTTTAATAATCAGACGAAATATACCAAATAGAAGCACAGAGAATAAACCGAAATGCGTGCCAGAGATGCTAAGTATATGTGCCAGTCCTGTTCTATTAAAAGCATTTTTCAAATCTTCATTCATAAGTGCCCTGTGCCCAGTTGTAATTGATGAAATCAGAGCTGCAGAATCTTTTGTAAAATGCTTTTCTATATATACATTGATTCTATTCCGGCAATCTTGAATCTTTTTATTCAATGAAATAATCTTTTCCCCTTCATTATATATATCGAGAACATTTGCATACCTATGTTGGTTTAATTGCTCACCCGGGTTCAATCTTTCTCTATTTTTCAGAAACTTTATTCTGAGTTTGCATTTTAGTCCAGGTTCAAATGGTTCGTCAGAAAAAAGTGTAATTTCCTGATTATCGAGTTCCTGGAGATATTGCTGACTGTTACTATCTACTGCAGATGCTATCCTGAAGATTTGATTGTATGTATCGTTATTATTTTTTATTGGATAAGATACAAAAATGCCGTTTACCGTAACTTCCCTTCCAAAATAATGCAGAAGTAGATCTGGTTCATATCTGATATAAGCGTATGAAATTCCTGTAATGATTCCAGTGAGTATGATTAATACAGGAATAAATTTTCTTTTTAATAATATAATAAGAGAAATAAGCACTATGGTAAAAATGGAAGAAAATGGAAAATAGGGAAAAACTTTAAAAATAACTACGCCTGTAAGAAATGCTATGAAAAAATGCATCAGGCCATCTTTTCTTTAATCACCCTGACTATATCTTTCCCGAGCTTTGTAATAAGCCTTCTGTCAATTCCTTCAAGCATAATTCTTAATTTTGGCTCAGTCCCTGAAGGTCTGACGAGTATCCTTCCCGAGTCTATAAGTCGTTTTTCTGCATAATGTATTACATCCATAATTTCAGGTATATCTCTGAAATCAATATTTTGTCTAATGGTAACATTCATTAGAACCTGTGGGTAAAGCTTTATATTAGCAGCGAGTTTCGAAAGAGGTGAATCTTTCTTTTTCATCAAATGCATAACCTGGACCGCTGTGAGAGGGCCATCTCCAGTTGTATTATGATCAAGAAATACAATATGTCCTGATTGTTCGCCCCCGAGATTGAATCCACCTTCGAGCATTTTTTCAACAACGAACCTATCTCCAACTTTTGTCCTGATTAGTTTTATCCCGCTACTTTTTAAAAATTTTTCAAGTCCAAGATTGCTCATCACTGTTGCTACAACAGTGTTTTTACTTAGTGTATTATTATTTTTCATTTCTACTGCCCACATTCCCATTATCTTATCACCATCTACAATATTGCCTTTTTCGTCACAAAATAGAGCCCTGTCTCCATCTCCATCATGAGCTATACCTATATCTGCCTTATGCTGTTTTACTGCTTTTTGCAAACCTTCAATATTAAGAGAACCGCAGCCTGCATTAATATTTTTTCCATCAGGCTTATTGTTGATAGAAATTACATCTGCTCCAAGCTCACATAAAAGCCATGGGGTAGTTTTATATGTAGCTCCATTTGCACAGTCAATTACTACCTTCATACCCTCAAAAGTAGTGCCCCTCGGTATAGTTGATTTGATATATTCTATGTAACGACCTGTTGCATCGTCCAGACGATAGGCTTTACCTATATCTGGTCCTTTTGCTCTAAGCTTTGAGAGTTCATCGTCATGTACGAGTTCTTCTATCTTTTTTTCAAGTGCATCAGGTAGCTTGAAACCTTTAGAAGAGAAAAATTTTATTCCATTATCTTCAAACGGATTGTGAGATGCAGAGATAACAATTCCTGCATCAAGTCTTAATGTCCTTGTAAGGAATGCTATCCCTGGTGTAGGAAGTGGTCCAACAAGTGTAACATTCATTCCCATCGAACAGATACCTGAAGTAAGAGCACTCTCTATCATATAACCTGACAGCCGTGTATCCTTTCCTATTAGGATCATATTTCTGCCATGTTTTTCTCTAAGAAGGCTTGCTATAGCCATACCAATTCTCAAAACCGTTTCAGGTGTCATAGGAGATCTATTAACTGTGCCTCTTATCCCATCTGTTCCAAAAAGCTTCATTGTTCATTTCTCCACATTCACTCTTATTTTGATAACATCGGGCTTAGCCCGGATATTCTTACCTTTTAAGTCAAGTTTCAAATCCTGAGAAAATGACTCAGTGATACCTGTTATATCCAGAGGCTCGGTCTTTAGTTTATTAATCTTTCTGACTTCAGATTTTGAACCTTCGACTACAACAGTAGGTGGCTCTATAGTTACAGACCTAACAGAATAATCTTTTTCCAGTTCACCTATTATAACAGGACTTACCTTGACAGTTTTTGATAAAGTCTCTTCTGTGGTTATTTTTAGACTTGATGGATTTATATTCGATACCGTAATACCATGCGGGGTTTTAATATCATCACGTGTTATGTAATAGACATTATCGCCTTTTTTTGTTTTACTAAGGTCGATTGAAATCCTGATATCCGAGGGCTTGAGGTTTCTGATAAATCTTTCCTGTCCTTTAACATTAAGACTGATCATTTTTACTGTATTATTAACCATCTCGAGACCCGGAGGAATATTTTTAAACTCCACCGGGACATCAAGGTACATCTCGGATTGACCTCGTGAAGTTACGTAAAACCACAAAACGATAGATAAGAATATTGCAGCGATCTTTAATCCAAAATTTTTTGAAAAGATATTTTCCTTTTTCATTTCATTGCTTTTTTAGTAAATAAATCAGTCAGTGCGTCTCTGAGCAAGCCCAGATCAAAAGGCCTCTCTAATTTTCCATTTATCGCCATTGATATCGCACCGGTCTCTTCCGAAACGATTATTACAACAGCATCAGTCTCTTCTGAAAGCCCGATTCCTGCCCGGTGGCGTGTTCCCAGTGATCTGCTTATATCACTCTCTGTAGTGATAGGTAGAAAACATCCTGCAGCAACAATTCTGTTGCCTTTTATTACAACAGCTCCATCATGAATGGGAGATGTCGGATGAAAAATACTTAACAACACCTCTTTTGATACCTTTGCATCAAGTGGAGTGCCTATTTCGACAAAGTCCTTGAGACTCGTTTCACGCTCAATAGCAATAAGAGCGCCGATTTTTCTGTTAGAGAGTGCTATGGTAGCTTTAATAATCTCATCGAGTGATTTCAACTCCTCGGCAGAAGTGAGCGTATGGAGGAAACGTGCTTCTCCCATCTGTGCAAGTGCTCTTCTTATTTCAGGCTGGAAGAGTATGATGATAGCAATAACAATATGTGTCCAGAAACTTTGTATTAGCCAGTCAACTGTATAGAGTTCAAAATATCTTGATAGTATAGATGCCAGCAACAGGACTCCGAGCCCGCCAAGCATCTGGGCAGCTCTCGTTCCCTTTATCAACAGCAGCAGGCGATAGAGTATGATTGACATAAGTATGATATCTATCGCATCCTGCCATCTGAATTCCATAAATGCTCCAATTAAAATAAAACTTTTGCTTAATATGATACCATATATTTAACACATTGGAGGAATATTAATAAAATCTCAGATCCAGCAATAAAATGACAGAAGCCCTGTATAATTTGTAATTCCAAGCAAAACAAGGAATCTCAAAGCATTACAAATTTACTGAGAATTACCTGCATAAGAGACGAATATATTGACAACACTTCAAATTATAATTGATAATTTTAATTATAGAATAGTTCATTCTCTAAAGAGTGTGAAAGACTATATAAAATCTATGAGGTGATTAAAGAATGGAAAAGAATATTTTGATTTTGTGCTGCGGCTATCCTTTTGAAACTGATAAAGCATTTGGCTATCAAGTGGCAAAAATTCTGGAAAAGATGAATCTACCTGAAAATGTTGATTTAATGGAAGTGGGTGAATCTGCCTGTATGATTCCAAGTTTTATTGATGGCAAGGAAAAATTAATTGTTATTGATTATTTTCAAACAGGACAAACACCAGGTACTATAGTTCGATTAAAACAAGAAGAGGTTCCTTTGACAGTCAATGGAGTGACAGACGTTCCTAAATTACATCTTATAGAAACTCTAGAACAAATAGCTATTAGTGGAAAACTTCCAGAGACTACATTTATCGGAGTGGTGCCAAAAGATATCACAACAGTAGGCACAAGTTTAACTCCTGAAATAGGCGAAAAGATTCCGGAAGTGGTTAATCTTATTATTAAAGAAATCAAAAATTAATATAAGGGTTAAGGATAAGTAGCTGGATCATGGTTTCTACTGTGACAGTTTAGAAAACACTGGCCAGTTTTATTCCCAAGGTCTATAAAGTCTAAATTTCCACTATCAGAATGACCTATAGAAGGAGACTCTAAATCTATAAGATGAGTATATTGGATGCTTCCGTGGGGATTATGACATGTCCTGCAGGAAGCCCCGACTATTGAAATATGAAGATTATGATAAAAGAAACTTTCATTACTTAATATACTATTTCTATTATGACATTGATAACAAAGCTGATAAGCAAATTCGCTTTCAGGTCCATCATCATGATTAAAATTCATTTTGAGTATGTGCTCATAATCTGAGCCATGTGGACCTTTTGGTCCGTCCAAATTATTATTCCCGTGGCAATCACTACATTTTATCATACTTAAAGATGTTAATGGAAAAATGAGACTCGGGACATCACTATTTTTTCCGCTGCCAACAACAGGATGATATGACGGATTCAATAAATTAAACATTGTTGCTTTATTTGTCTGGTCTACGGGTAAATTCGCACTGTTAGAGTGACACTTAAAGCATAATTCATATTCAGAATTGATATTTTGTACTATGAATCCTTGACTGTTAAACCCTTTAATACCAAATGTTATATCATCTTTTTTTACATAATGATAATTATGACAGTCAATACATTCTGAGTGTCTTGGAGTAGAAGGATTTAATTCGGGTAATGCTTCACCATATTGATGAATACCAGTATTTTCTATTGGGTGATGATACGGCTTTCCAAATTCTTTTTCTATATTTGTTAAATCGACATCATCAGAAAGATACCCCATTTGTTTCATCAGGTTTCTTATATCATCGTATCCGTGACACCTGAAGCAAAATTTTTCTTTTTGTTCTGGAAGCATAGGGGTATTGAAAATGCCGTGCCCTTTATGACAACTTCCACATCCTTTGGGCAATTTATTTTTATCAAGATGCAAATAATCACTTAGTTCTTGAGGATGAATCTCAAATGTAGGAAATGTAATTAGAATAAAGAATGTAATTATTAAAATTCTTTTAATGAACATATTGTTTAATGTCCTATTATTGTTGATAATGTATGACAGACAAGGCATACTTCATCATATGTAGTTTTTCTCCATAACGGTGGAGCATCTATTCCGCCCTTTCCTCCATGAGGATCGTGACAAGATGAACATTGAACGCCGTATCCATCCTGTGTCTGATAAAGTTTTACATCTTGGTCTATAATAGGCCAATTTAAATGTATGAGATATGGATCTGCATTTCTGATGTTTGCTAATATGGCATCAAATTTTATGGATATCGGATGACCACCTGATAAATCCGTTCCTAAATATCCTGACGCCCCTGGTCTAAGTCTTCCAAGTTCAATAATATCTTCAATATTTACCATTTCGATTTTACCTTTTTTTGTAATAATCGCTCCGATGGCTACAGTTCCATCATGGCAACTGAGACAGAGACGAGAAACACCATCAATAGGTGGAGCATCTGCTTCTGAGGAATATGATTTCAATGTATCACTTGTGTAATGCGTATAATAATTGACGGGCGTGATTTCATGTCCCCACAAAGGATAATCAGGATAGGCATTATGAGGTGTATGACAGAATATACAGATTTCTGTTTCTTTTGTAGACTTTATATTGCCAAGACCTGATATTGAAAGATTATGCTTTGTATTTATTATTGCGGTAGATTCTTTAGAAAAACTAAAAAGTAGAAAAAGACATAAAATGAAAAGATAAATTAGCTGTTTAACTTTCATTTAAACCTCTTTATACATCAGTCTTAATATATTTGAATATCTGTATTCTTCTATTATATGAGTCCGCAACATAAATATAATCATTTTTATCAATAAAGATACCCCCTGGAATTAAAAAATGTCCCTTTTTAAGACCTGTTCCTCCTAATATAAGAAGTAACGTGCCATTTCTATCAAATATCTGGACAACGTCAAATTCTGAATCTACAACATAAATATGTCCTTCTGAGTCTACTGCTATTCCTTTAGGTTTTGAGAAATTACCTATTGCATCTCCATGCTTTCCAAAAGAAGAAACAAAATTTCCGTCTATGTCAAAAATCTGCACACGAAAGTTAAGTGAGTCTGTGATATATATATAACCATTTGAATCTATAAAAATATGTGTTGGATAATGGAACTCTCCATGTCCCTTTCCATTTTGACCAAAACAATAAAGAAGTTTTTCATTATCTTTAGAGAACACTAATATTTTATCCCCTAAGGTATCCACAACGTATAG
The DNA window shown above is from Nitrospirota bacterium and carries:
- a CDS encoding YbbR-like domain-containing protein, encoding MKKENIFSKNFGLKIAAIFLSIVLWFYVTSRGQSEMYLDVPVEFKNIPPGLEMVNNTVKMISLNVKGQERFIRNLKPSDIRISIDLSKTKKGDNVYYITRDDIKTPHGITVSNINPSSLKITTEETLSKTVKVSPVIIGELEKDYSVRSVTIEPPTVVVEGSKSEVRKINKLKTEPLDITGITESFSQDLKLDLKGKNIRAKPDVIKIRVNVEK
- a CDS encoding cytochrome C yields the protein MFIKRILIITFFILITFPTFEIHPQELSDYLHLDKNKLPKGCGSCHKGHGIFNTPMLPEQKEKFCFRCHGYDDIRNLMKQMGYLSDDVDLTNIEKEFGKPYHHPIENTGIHQYGEALPELNPSTPRHSECIDCHNYHYVKKDDITFGIKGFNSQGFIVQNINSEYELCFKCHSNSANLPVDQTNKATMFNLLNPSYHPVVGSGKNSDVPSLIFPLTSLSMIKCSDCHGNNNLDGPKGPHGSDYEHILKMNFNHDDGPESEFAYQLCYQCHNRNSILSNESFFYHNLHISIVGASCRTCHNPHGSIQYTHLIDLESPSIGHSDSGNLDFIDLGNKTGQCFLNCHSRNHDPATYP
- a CDS encoding DNA internalization-related competence protein ComEC/Rec2; translation: MHFFIAFLTGVVIFKVFPYFPFSSIFTIVLISLIILLKRKFIPVLIILTGIITGISYAYIRYEPDLLLHYFGREVTVNGIFVSYPIKNNNDTYNQIFRIASAVDSNSQQYLQELDNQEITLFSDEPFEPGLKCKLRIKFLKNRERLNPGEQLNQHRYANVLDIYNEGEKIISLNKKIQDCRNRINVYIEKHFTKDSAALISSITTGHRALMNEDLKNAFNRTGLAHILSISGTHFGLFSVLLFGIFRLIIKILPYSILQKITIFLTPAQAAALLSFPFMLTYLGISGSSIPAVRSFIMISLFLFGMIIGRKGFWLNSLLFAALIIALWNPEHIFSLSFQLSFIAVFFIGMFIKDKKTEKDHRIMKYIKNILLIPISASIGIAPLVAYYFHYFSFISPISNLLVAPLIGFIIIPLSVLSSFLYLVSGYFIFTPLIEFLTKFSISLVRLFSEIPFAAIKIPNFPPILVLLFYVGFIFYFLLPKNTSSLSLSPLPSEGGGGGKGNISSRQRYTILIPFIPVLIYFSFTIFEKKYIEITFLDVGQGDSAVIELPDGKTIVTDTGKTGRETATFLDYRGKRTIDALILSHSHPDHTGGLYYLLDRFEIREIWHNGRMIFSEIPDKLTFRAFNRGDRIDGDNYSIYILHPYPEFYTLSSEEDDEANNDSLVLKIQSINHSFLFTGDIEEEAEESILHIGDWLKSNVLKVPHHGGKTSAYQPFFRSVSPQIAVISCGRGNTFGHPHQDTIDALDGAEIFRTDIHGAIKITESATGLKIKTYKDSQFKQANSILEEMSNLKKLFQTW
- a CDS encoding cytochrome c3 family protein — translated: MKVKQLIYLFILCLFLLFSFSKESTAIINTKHNLSISGLGNIKSTKETEICIFCHTPHNAYPDYPLWGHEITPVNYYTHYTSDTLKSYSSEADAPPIDGVSRLCLSCHDGTVAIGAIITKKGKIEMVNIEDIIELGRLRPGASGYLGTDLSGGHPISIKFDAILANIRNADPYLIHLNWPIIDQDVKLYQTQDGYGVQCSSCHDPHGGKGGIDAPPLWRKTTYDEVCLVCHTLSTIIGH
- a CDS encoding hydrogenase maturation protease; translated protein: MEKNILILCCGYPFETDKAFGYQVAKILEKMNLPENVDLMEVGESACMIPSFIDGKEKLIVIDYFQTGQTPGTIVRLKQEEVPLTVNGVTDVPKLHLIETLEQIAISGKLPETTFIGVVPKDITTVGTSLTPEIGEKIPEVVNLIIKEIKN
- a CDS encoding N-acyl homoserine lactonase family protein; translation: MKSAVQYKIHPIVMGTKAFDKGMMTYQHDYGKPYTIPIYCWYLEGGDKKILVDTGEMAPLLSKERENSIGGKIYRFEEGLARWGLSPEQIDIVIHTHLHNDHCENDSKCTNAVFYIHEKELQSIHNPHPLDFRYMEDYISDIEKNGQIISVNSDIEIVPGIKVIHTPAHTEGGMTVLIETSKGKAAITGFCVIMENFNPPMKIKAMEMEVIPPGTVVNPYNAYDIMIKVRDTADILLPLHEPQFASVESIP
- a CDS encoding TIGR00159 family protein, with translation MGAFMEFRWQDAIDIILMSIILYRLLLLIKGTRAAQMLGGLGVLLLASILSRYFELYTVDWLIQSFWTHIVIAIIILFQPEIRRALAQMGEARFLHTLTSAEELKSLDEIIKATIALSNRKIGALIAIERETSLKDFVEIGTPLDAKVSKEVLLSIFHPTSPIHDGAVVIKGNRIVAAGCFLPITTESDISRSLGTRHRAGIGLSEETDAVVIIVSEETGAISMAINGKLERPFDLGLLRDALTDLFTKKAMK
- a CDS encoding phosphoglucosamine mutase, which encodes MKLFGTDGIRGTVNRSPMTPETVLRIGMAIASLLREKHGRNMILIGKDTRLSGYMIESALTSGICSMGMNVTLVGPLPTPGIAFLTRTLRLDAGIVISASHNPFEDNGIKFFSSKGFKLPDALEKKIEELVHDDELSKLRAKGPDIGKAYRLDDATGRYIEYIKSTIPRGTTFEGMKVVIDCANGATYKTTPWLLCELGADVISINNKPDGKNINAGCGSLNIEGLQKAVKQHKADIGIAHDGDGDRALFCDEKGNIVDGDKIMGMWAVEMKNNNTLSKNTVVATVMSNLGLEKFLKSSGIKLIRTKVGDRFVVEKMLEGGFNLGGEQSGHIVFLDHNTTGDGPLTAVQVMHLMKKKDSPLSKLAANIKLYPQVLMNVTIRQNIDFRDIPEIMDVIHYAEKRLIDSGRILVRPSGTEPKLRIMLEGIDRRLITKLGKDIVRVIKEKMA